A single Triticum dicoccoides isolate Atlit2015 ecotype Zavitan chromosome 2A, WEW_v2.0, whole genome shotgun sequence DNA region contains:
- the LOC119354895 gene encoding pentatricopeptide repeat-containing protein At5g50280, chloroplastic-like, translated as MAVASHPLLSCSFSVASPNQPILRLLRRPLKSSTSKCFLHSPRRRNQPAARQPDDDEHDGEEDMWSPATSPSGAHLVDTLNDEKGGHGWDPPNGDGAEEGEQLQEYEVGEWDPPASPSRAQAQEQLRQEEEEEEEEDEDGGDCPWLDASYFLRSQEGASTNTTAEMEEILAFAKSPVAADGPGLAGFLAGYSRGALDEDECVELMRRMGEERLALGCLHLFPWMRAPEERPISLSPQAWLVALVVLGRARMADEILEILGSLPPERGFREAVLYNAAMSGVAYCGRYDDAWKIFESMEKNNVQPDHITSSIVLMVMKRRKASAKDSWEFFQRMNRKGVKWSLGVSASLIKIFCDEGLKKEALIFQSEMEKRGIPSNTSIYNAIMNVYCKCSQIEEAEGLFAEMKERGLKPTRVTYNILMDAYSRRLQPEVVESLLLEMHDLGFQPNARSYNCLISAYGRQKKMIEKAEDAFLRMKKGDIKATSSSYTSLICAYAVSGQYEKAHTAYLDMKREGLKPSLETYTALLDIFRRAGNIEKLMETWKSMTDEKVGCTRVTFHMVLDGLAKHGLYVQARDVICEFGNIGLPPTAMTYNILMNAYAKGGQHYKLPQLLKEMSTLELKPDSVTYSTMIYAYARVRDFSRAFYYHKQMVRNGQLPDAKSYRKLLNTLDVKSARENIKDKSAIAGVVKGKSSLKHRKEKKDEFWKNSKRRSMTQVNGYQRKRFL; from the exons TCGACTCCTTCGCCGCCCTCTGAAATCCTCCACCTCCAAATGCTTCCTCCATTCCCCGCGGCGACGTAACCAACCAGCCGCCCGCCAGCCAGACGACGACGAGCATGACGGGGAAGAGGATATGTGGAGCCCGGCTACCAGCCCCTCCGGAGCCCATCTCGTCGATACCCTGAATGACGAAAAGGGCGGCCACGGATGGGATCCACCCAATGGCGACGGCGCAGAGGAGGGAGAGCAGCTCCAAGAATACGAGGTGGGTGAGTGGGATCCACCTGCCAGCCCGTCACGAGCGCAGGCCCAGGAACAGCTTcgacaagaggaggaggaggaggaggaagaagatgaagacggCGGGGACTGCCCGTGGCTGGACGCGAGCTACTTCTTGCGAAGCCAAGAAGGGGCAAGCACCAACACCACTGCAGAAATGGAAGAAATTCTCGCCTTTGCGAAGAGCCCAGTGGCGGCGGACGGCCCTGGGCTCGCTGGGTTCTTGGCTGGTTACAGCCGCGGTGCACTCGACGAGGACGAGTGCGTGgagttgatgaggaggatgggTGAGGAGCGCCTGGCGTTGGGGTGCCTCCACTTGTTCCCGTGGATGCGGGCGCCCGAGGAGCGGCCGATTTCGTTGTCGCCGCAGGCATGGTTGGTGGCTCTCGTGGTGCTTGGACGGGCACGGATGGCCGATGAAATCTTGGAGATTCTGGGAAGTTTGCCGCCGGAGAGGGGATTTCGTGAGGCGGTTCTGTACAATGCTGCAATGTCTGGTGTTGCCTACTGTGGAAG ATATGATGATGCCTGGAAAATATTCGAGAGTATGGAGAAGAACAATGTCCAACCTGACCACATAACATCCTCGATCGTGTTAATGGTAATGAAGAGGCGCAAGGCATCAGCCAAGGATTCATGGGAGTTCTTCCAACGAATGAACAGAAAAGGTGTCAAGTGGAGCTTGGGTGTCTCTGCTTCTCTAATTAAGATATTTTGTGATGAGGGGCTGAAGAAAGAAGCTCTTATCTTCCAATCAGAAATGGAGAAGAGAGGAATTCCGTCAAACACGAGCATTTATAACGCAATAATGAATGTATATTGCAAATGCAGTCAAATTGAAGAAGCTGAGGGGCTCTTTGCTGAGATGAAAGAGAGAGGCTTAAAACCAACAAGGGTGACTTATAATATCCTTATGGATGCTTACAGTAGAAGATTGCAGCCAGAAGTTGTTGAATCGTTACTTCTGGAGATGCACGATTTGGGATTTCAGCCAAATGCTAGGTCATACAACTGCCTCATAAGTGCCTATGGGCGGCAGAAAAAAATGATCGAAAAGGCTGAAGATGCTTTCCTGAGGATGAAGAAAGGTGACATCAAGGCAACATCTTCCTCGTACACATCACTGATTTGTGCATATGCAGTGAGTGGACAGTATGAAAAAGCTCACACTGCATATTTAGATATGAAAAGAGAAGGACTTAAACCTTCCTTAGAAACATATACAGCTTTGCTTGACATATTTAGGAGGGCTGGTAACATAGAGAAGTTAATGGAGACATGGAAATCAATGACCGATGAAAAGGTTGGATGCACTAGAGTCACATTTCACATGGTACTTGATGGTTTGGCGAAACATGGGTTGTATGTTCAGGCAAGAGATGTAATATGTGAGTTTGGAAACATAGGTTTACCTCCTACGGCGATGACCTACAACATATTGATGAATGCTTATGCAAAGGGAGGACAGCATTACAAATTGCCCCAACTCCTGAAAGAGATGTCTACTCTGGAACTAAAACCAGATTCAGTTACATATTCTACAATGATATACGCATATGCTCGCGTCCGCGACTTTTCGAGAGCATTCTATTACCACAAACAGATGGTTCGAAATGGACAACTGCCTGATGCTAAGTCATACAGAAAGCTGTTGAATACCTTGGATGTGAAATCTGCAAGGGAAAACATAAAGGATAAGAGTGCCATTGCAGGAGTTGTAAAAGGAAAATCTAGCTTAAAGCATAGGAAGGAAAAGAAGGATGAATTTTGGAAGAACAGTAAAAGGAGGTCTATGACCCAAGTTAATGGATACCAGAGAAAAAGATTTTTGTGA